In one Heteronotia binoei isolate CCM8104 ecotype False Entrance Well chromosome 1, APGP_CSIRO_Hbin_v1, whole genome shotgun sequence genomic region, the following are encoded:
- the KCNK7 gene encoding potassium channel subfamily K member 7: MELAGVPRPWRYGLLLGAYLLFLLLGAGVLVALEGAPEEALRRELLDARARFLHDHRACLSAPQLQRLLERLVAADSYGVSGLGNVSGDENWEFTSALFFTASVLTTTGYGHTVPLSDGGKIFCVLYSLLGIPMTLLLLGCLLQHLLPFVSYRPVQYIHKRWGFSLARVALTHAAGLGLATLGLFILIPAVCFWALEGNWNFLESVYFCFISLSTIGLGDYVPKGSSQPSLHELYELSITCYLLVGLLAMLLALETAYRLREVRAFIHFFAPARDSPQEDDDHVEILARDQFALATVSTISSPDGPAEKGPT; this comes from the exons ATGGAGCTGGCCGGCGTGCCGCGGCCGTGGCGCTACGGGCTGCTGCTGGGCGCCTACCTGCtcttcctgctgctgggcgccggcgtGCTGGTGGCCCTGGAGGGCGCGCCAGAGGAAGCCCTGCGCCGGGAGCTGCTCGACGCCCGCGCCCGCTTCCTGCACGACCACCGCGCCTGCCTCTCGGCCCCGCAGCTGCAGCGCCTCCTGGAGCGCCTGGTGGCCGCCGACAGCTACGGTGTCTCCGGCCTGGGCAATGTCTCCGGCGACGAGAACTGGGAGTTCACCTCCGCCCTCTTCTTCACCGCCAGCGTGCTCACCACCACCG GTTATGGCCACACGGTGCCTCTCTCAGATGGGGGCAAAATATTCTGTGTCTTGTACTCGCTGCTGGGGATCCCGATGACGTTActgctcctgggctgcctcctcCAGCACCTGCTGCCCTTTGTGAGCTATCGGCCCGTACAGTACATCCACAAGCGCTGGGGTTTCTCGCTGGCCCGCGTTGCCCTGACCCATGCTGCAGGGCTGGGGCTGGCCACTCTTGGACTCTTCATCCTCATCCCAGCTGTCTGTTTCTGGGCACTGGAAGGCAACTGGAACTTCCTGGAGtctgtctatttctgcttcatctcACTCAGCACCATCGGTCTGGGAGACTACGTACCCAAGGGAAGCTCCCAGCCATCTCTGCATGAGCTATATGAGCTCAGCATCACCT GCTATCTCCTTGTGGGCCTTCTGGCCATGCTCCTGGCTCTCGAGACAGCATACAGGCTGCGGGAAGTCCGTGCTTTCATCCACTTCTTTGCCCCTGCTCGTGACTCTCCCCAGGAGGACGATGACCATGTGGAAATTCTGGCCAGGGACCAGTTTGCTTTGGCCACAGTGTCTACAATAAGTTCCCCAGACGGGCCCGCAGAAAAAGGGCCCACTTGA